The following proteins are encoded in a genomic region of Terriglobia bacterium:
- a CDS encoding alkaline phosphatase family protein, which produces MTSSENRKKRACVIGLDGVPFDLLLKFAGDGVMPAMQQLAEKGHVHKMKASLPEVSSVSWTSFMTGTDPGHHGIFGFTDFRDHSYQIRFPNFLDVKAPTLFDQLGEMGLKSIVINQPSTYPARKIEGALVAGFVAIELARAVYPLSHLAALEKMGYQIDIDTERARRDREFLWQELDSTLQGGLRAFQYFWRQEWNLFEFIVTGTDRLHHYLWDAHADPGHAGHAGFIEYYRKVDGLIGQIAREFEELTGDIKGLYLLSDHGFTGIAQEVYLNAWLEHAGYLAFDNPTPQRLAEIAPGTRAFALDPNRIYLNLKSRFPRGIIDKDDKKSLKTEIAGALKELEYQGRKVVREVFDAEEIYSGPHAARGPDLVVLAEHGFDMKGSVGKKEIFGRSDLQGMHTWDDAFLWASHDCGADPQISDVKAQIMEEFK; this is translated from the coding sequence ATGACATCGTCTGAGAATCGGAAGAAGCGTGCCTGCGTGATCGGCCTGGATGGGGTCCCGTTCGACCTGCTCCTCAAATTCGCGGGTGACGGTGTCATGCCTGCAATGCAGCAGCTGGCTGAGAAGGGGCATGTGCACAAAATGAAAGCCAGCTTGCCGGAAGTGTCCTCCGTCAGCTGGACTAGTTTCATGACCGGTACCGACCCGGGCCATCATGGAATCTTCGGCTTTACCGATTTTCGAGACCACTCCTACCAGATCCGCTTCCCGAACTTCCTCGACGTGAAAGCCCCTACTCTATTTGATCAGCTCGGAGAGATGGGTTTGAAGAGCATTGTCATTAACCAGCCCTCGACCTACCCGGCGAGGAAAATCGAGGGTGCGCTGGTCGCCGGATTCGTTGCCATCGAACTGGCACGAGCCGTTTATCCTCTGTCGCACCTGGCAGCTCTTGAAAAGATGGGCTATCAAATCGACATTGATACAGAGCGAGCCCGGCGTGACCGCGAGTTTCTCTGGCAAGAACTCGACTCTACCCTGCAGGGGGGGCTGAGGGCTTTCCAATATTTCTGGCGTCAGGAATGGAATCTCTTCGAGTTCATCGTCACAGGCACGGACCGGCTGCACCACTATCTCTGGGATGCTCATGCCGATCCCGGCCATGCCGGCCACGCCGGATTCATCGAGTATTACAGAAAAGTGGATGGCCTGATTGGCCAGATTGCCCGTGAGTTCGAGGAATTGACCGGCGATATCAAGGGGCTATATTTGTTGTCCGATCACGGCTTCACGGGAATCGCACAAGAGGTCTATCTCAACGCCTGGCTTGAGCATGCCGGCTACCTGGCGTTCGACAATCCAACTCCCCAGCGTCTGGCTGAGATTGCTCCAGGAACACGGGCGTTTGCCCTTGACCCGAACCGGATATACCTTAACCTCAAAAGCCGGTTTCCCAGGGGAATTATCGACAAGGACGATAAGAAATCGCTGAAGACGGAGATCGCCGGCGCCCTGAAGGAGCTTGAGTACCAGGGCAGGAAGGTAGTCCGGGAGGTTTTCGACGCGGAGGAAATATACTCGGGCCCGCACGCGGCAAGAGGGCCCGATCTCGTGGTTCTGGCTGAACACGGCTTCGACATGAAGGGATCTGTCGGGAAGAAGGAAATCTTCGGCCGCTCGGACCTGCAGGGGATGCACACATGGGACGACGCCTTTCTTTGGGCGTCGCATGACTGCGGGGCAGATCCACAGATTTCTGATGTGAAGGCCCAGATCATGGAGGAATTTAAGTGA
- a CDS encoding cephalosporin hydroxylase family protein: MKASATSDLYIRIKRFRGLILACVVLILVSVILFTGYGAPLRGMLIRRLDAVAIKRVQSLAQWETVEYDNHWQGVRMLQYPSDLVAYENIIFDTEPDFIVETGTYYGGMTLYLATLLDCRNGAGTVISVDIDGSMWDRTRQATKIKESILGRITFINGSSTAASVYASIAKLVAGHSVLVILDSNHAKPHVVSELNLYSNLVKVNGYILVNDTHIDNTVFSGNQPGPLAAVKEFLSTHPDFRIDRSRDRYFLSCVHSGFLKRIR, from the coding sequence ATGAAAGCGTCGGCTACCTCAGATCTTTACATTAGAATAAAGCGATTTCGCGGGTTGATCTTGGCCTGCGTTGTGCTGATCCTAGTATCGGTCATCCTTTTCACTGGATACGGTGCTCCGTTACGAGGAATGCTTATAAGGCGTCTTGATGCGGTTGCGATCAAGCGGGTGCAGTCACTTGCCCAGTGGGAGACCGTAGAATACGATAACCACTGGCAGGGTGTGCGAATGTTGCAGTATCCCAGCGACCTAGTCGCTTATGAGAACATCATCTTTGACACTGAACCTGACTTCATTGTCGAGACGGGAACATACTACGGTGGCATGACTCTCTATCTAGCCACGCTCCTTGATTGCAGAAATGGTGCAGGAACGGTGATTTCTGTTGACATCGATGGAAGCATGTGGGATCGGACCCGGCAAGCGACAAAAATCAAAGAAAGCATTCTCGGACGAATCACGTTTATTAATGGCAGCAGTACGGCAGCGTCCGTGTATGCGTCCATTGCAAAGTTGGTTGCGGGCCATAGTGTCCTGGTGATCCTCGACTCTAATCATGCAAAGCCGCATGTAGTTTCGGAACTGAACCTCTATTCCAATCTGGTGAAGGTCAATGGGTATATTCTCGTCAACGATACGCACATTGACAATACAGTATTCTCTGGAAATCAGCCCGGGCCATTGGCGGCAGTGAAGGAGTTTCTCTCGACGCATCCGGACTTTCGGATCGATCGCTCCAGGGATCGATACTTTCTGAGCTGCGTACACTCGGGATTTCTCAAGAGAATAAGATAA
- a CDS encoding GTP-binding protein yields the protein MFEHLKFVIVGHVDHGKSTLIGRLLYDTDSLPEEKIEEVRRTCEELGREMEFGFVMDHLEEERSQGITIDTAQTFFKTGKRRYVIIDAPGHKEFIKNMITGASQAEAAILIVDAHDGVKEQTKRHAYLLRMLGLDQVIVVINKMDLVGHAQARFHEVQHELMTFLSSLGIAPTFTIPISARDGDNVAFPSDKMPWYDGPTVLDGLDSFLPREAASNRPLRFPIQDVYKVKDKRILVGRVEAGKICQGDEVAFLPQEARTTVRSIESLWQEKTEAEAGESIGVTLAEPLFIERGAVACPTGNRPVVTSKVQANVFWMSKRPFRVGEDLSLRIATQEVPVDIRIERKIDSSTLEPICQDQECVLETEVAEVEISTRQPIVVENFNYIQELGRFVLTRGLDVVAGGIITRTALG from the coding sequence ATGTTCGAACATTTGAAATTCGTGATTGTCGGCCATGTGGATCACGGCAAATCGACCCTGATCGGCCGCCTTCTCTACGACACGGACAGCCTTCCCGAGGAGAAGATCGAGGAGGTAAGGCGGACCTGCGAAGAATTGGGGCGGGAGATGGAGTTCGGGTTCGTGATGGATCACCTGGAGGAGGAACGATCCCAGGGGATCACCATCGACACCGCGCAGACCTTCTTCAAGACCGGCAAGAGGCGTTATGTCATCATCGATGCTCCTGGCCACAAGGAGTTCATCAAGAACATGATCACCGGCGCCTCGCAAGCGGAAGCCGCAATTCTGATTGTGGACGCGCACGATGGGGTGAAAGAACAGACCAAGCGGCATGCCTACCTGCTGCGCATGCTGGGCCTCGATCAGGTGATCGTGGTCATCAACAAGATGGACTTGGTCGGTCATGCGCAGGCTCGCTTCCATGAAGTCCAGCACGAACTAATGACGTTTCTGTCGTCGCTCGGAATCGCGCCGACCTTCACGATTCCGATTTCCGCCCGCGACGGGGACAACGTCGCGTTTCCCTCAGATAAGATGCCCTGGTATGATGGCCCGACCGTCCTCGACGGACTTGACTCCTTCCTCCCAAGAGAGGCGGCGTCCAACCGGCCGTTGCGGTTTCCGATTCAGGATGTCTACAAGGTGAAGGACAAGAGGATCCTGGTGGGGAGGGTGGAGGCGGGGAAGATCTGTCAGGGTGACGAGGTCGCCTTCCTCCCGCAAGAGGCTAGGACAACTGTACGCTCGATCGAAAGTTTGTGGCAGGAAAAGACCGAGGCGGAGGCCGGCGAAAGCATAGGCGTTACTCTCGCAGAACCGCTGTTTATCGAGCGCGGAGCAGTCGCCTGCCCGACCGGAAACAGGCCCGTAGTGACGTCGAAGGTTCAGGCGAACGTGTTCTGGATGTCCAAGCGCCCGTTTCGCGTTGGTGAGGATCTGTCGCTTCGCATCGCGACCCAGGAGGTTCCGGTCGACATCAGGATCGAGAGAAAAATCGACTCGTCGACCTTGGAACCAATCTGCCAGGACCAGGAGTGTGTCTTGGAAACAGAGGTCGCCGAGGTCGAGATCAGCACGCGCCAGCCCATCGTCGTAGAGAACTTCAATTACATTCAGGAATTGGGACGATTCGTTCTGACCCGGGGCCTCGATGTCGTGGCGGGGGGGATCATCACGCGCACGGCCTTGGGCTGA
- a CDS encoding alkaline phosphatase family protein, with product MSGFTRRDFLKLGLATGSLASLNQGCSSVARNSGNRQTRQKMIILGFDGMDPGILEALMDQGKLPAFRKLRNDGGFRRLRTSLPPQSPVAWSNFITGMDPGGHGIFDFIHRTPQDYVPYLSTSRVSAAQWTVKLGGYVLPISSGKIELLRKGKAFWQILGEHGVPATIVQIPANFPPAATSQRTLSGMGTPDVLGTYGVFNFYTTQSLEMEADIGGGKINLVRVINNLVEADLEGPTNSFRKGSVASTIHFKVFVDPVNPVAKIQIQDHEFILREGEWSAWKRISFPMIPTQSVRGICQFYLKQIRPEFKLYVSPVNLDPAAPALPISTPPSYSQELESHIGPFFTKGLPADTKALDHGVLDEAEFLAQDESILKESLELFEYELQRFESGLWFHYFSSSDQRQHMFMRFMDKTDPFNNSALAAKYGDVTERVYGQMDRVLERAMTKVDRDTLLMVLSDHGFAPFRRSFNLNTWLLQNDYLRIVDPAQQESAEFFSNTDWEGTKAYALGLNGLYINVRGREGMGIVDSGEEKEALIRELAAKLENVVDPVTGEKAISKAYLASQSYHGPMLDEAPDIIVGYRRGYRASWATPLGKMPKNTFENNTTKWGADHCMDPETIPGILLMNRNIRAEKPALYDLTATILSAFGIEKPPELLGQNIL from the coding sequence ATGAGCGGGTTCACCCGTCGCGATTTTCTGAAATTAGGACTGGCGACGGGATCGCTGGCATCTCTCAACCAGGGCTGCTCGTCTGTGGCGAGGAATTCCGGAAATCGACAGACCCGGCAGAAAATGATCATCCTCGGCTTTGACGGCATGGATCCCGGCATCCTCGAGGCCCTGATGGACCAAGGGAAGCTCCCCGCTTTCCGCAAGCTTCGCAACGATGGTGGGTTTCGGAGGTTGCGGACCAGCCTGCCGCCGCAAAGTCCGGTGGCCTGGTCGAATTTCATCACGGGGATGGACCCCGGCGGGCACGGCATCTTTGACTTCATTCATCGCACGCCGCAGGATTACGTCCCCTATCTCTCGACTTCGCGAGTGTCGGCGGCCCAATGGACGGTGAAGCTGGGTGGTTACGTCCTGCCGATTTCGAGTGGCAAGATCGAATTGCTGCGTAAGGGCAAAGCTTTCTGGCAGATTCTGGGTGAACACGGTGTCCCCGCGACCATTGTCCAGATCCCAGCGAATTTTCCTCCGGCGGCGACCTCTCAAAGGACACTTTCGGGGATGGGAACGCCCGACGTTCTTGGGACCTATGGAGTTTTTAATTTCTATACCACTCAGAGTTTGGAAATGGAGGCGGATATCGGGGGCGGCAAGATCAATCTCGTCCGCGTGATCAACAATCTTGTTGAGGCGGACCTCGAAGGGCCCACGAACAGTTTCCGGAAAGGAAGCGTTGCCTCGACGATCCACTTCAAGGTCTTTGTGGACCCCGTGAATCCTGTGGCGAAGATACAAATCCAGGATCACGAGTTCATCCTGAGGGAGGGCGAGTGGAGTGCGTGGAAGCGCATCAGCTTCCCGATGATCCCGACGCAAAGTGTGCGCGGGATCTGCCAGTTCTACCTCAAACAGATTCGTCCGGAATTCAAGCTTTATGTCTCGCCCGTGAATTTGGATCCCGCGGCCCCGGCTCTCCCGATCTCCACACCCCCAAGCTATTCCCAGGAGCTGGAAAGCCACATCGGCCCCTTCTTTACGAAAGGCCTGCCGGCCGACACGAAAGCGCTTGACCATGGCGTGCTGGACGAAGCGGAGTTTCTCGCCCAGGACGAGAGCATCCTGAAGGAAAGCCTGGAACTGTTCGAGTACGAGTTGCAGAGGTTCGAATCAGGTCTCTGGTTTCACTACTTTTCGAGCTCTGACCAGCGGCAGCACATGTTCATGCGCTTCATGGACAAGACCGATCCGTTCAACAACAGCGCACTGGCCGCCAAGTACGGAGATGTAACGGAGCGCGTCTATGGCCAAATGGACCGGGTCTTGGAAAGGGCTATGACCAAGGTGGACCGCGACACCCTGCTCATGGTTCTGTCCGACCACGGCTTCGCGCCCTTCCGGCGTTCTTTCAACCTGAACACCTGGCTGTTGCAGAACGATTATTTGAGGATTGTCGATCCTGCACAGCAGGAGAGCGCCGAGTTTTTCTCCAACACCGACTGGGAAGGAACCAAAGCCTATGCCCTGGGTCTCAACGGATTGTACATCAACGTGAGAGGACGGGAGGGCATGGGGATCGTCGATTCGGGAGAGGAGAAAGAAGCTCTGATCCGTGAGCTTGCCGCCAAGCTCGAGAATGTAGTCGACCCGGTTACGGGGGAAAAAGCCATATCCAAAGCGTATCTGGCGAGTCAGTCATACCATGGGCCCATGCTGGACGAGGCACCTGATATCATCGTCGGTTACCGGCGGGGCTATCGGGCCTCCTGGGCGACCCCGCTGGGAAAAATGCCGAAGAACACATTCGAAAACAACACGACCAAGTGGGGGGCGGATCACTGCATGGACCCGGAGACCATTCCCGGGATTCTCCTGATGAACAGAAACATCCGGGCGGAGAAGCCCGCGCTCTATGATCTGACGGCTACCATCCTCAGTGCTTTCGGAATTGAGAAGCCGCCGGAGCTGCTCGGACAAAACATCCTCTAG
- a CDS encoding ribbon-helix-helix domain-containing protein, with product MGTSKIKLDKQLMEKVTKHAALAGYSSVEEFVTHCLEREIAKLDEADSQEEIQKKLKGLGYIS from the coding sequence ATGGGCACAAGCAAGATAAAGTTGGACAAGCAATTAATGGAGAAGGTGACGAAACACGCCGCGCTTGCCGGATACTCGTCAGTCGAGGAGTTCGTCACGCATTGTCTGGAAAGAGAAATCGCCAAACTGGATGAAGCCGACTCACAGGAAGAGATTCAGAAAAAGCTCAAAGGCCTGGGTTATATCTCTTAA
- a CDS encoding alkaline phosphatase family protein, with protein MSGRNCSRTRVTLLVAVLLLSFAVPLQAYVGPGAGFALLSSFLVLIGVFFLALLSILAWPFRFLYWLIRGRKVYARSSIDRMVIVGLDGLDPILAEKFMAEGKLPHLSRLREEGDYARLRTTTPSISPVAWSSFMTGSNPSKHNIFDFLSRDPRTYLPTLSSAYIGKPRRVLSLGKYRIPVSKPEIRGMRKSVPFWKILGDKGIFCSILRVPITFPPEKFKGHILSGMCAPDLKGSQGTFSYYTSAQNRAKVMEGGVRIPVTVAGDCIHTYISGPDNTLRKQAVEMRLPLRVTILPDAENVNLHVDGQEFCLKKGELSPWIRLTFRPGLGIKVRCICRMLILDVRPEFEMYITPLNIDPEKPALPVSYPFYYSIYLSKLLGKFVTLGLANDTWALNEGALTEAAFLELAYSNHQDWEKIFFNALSKTKRGVVAFVFETTDSIQHMFFRYLDKDHPALRTGQAGMSAQVIEDLYRRMDELVGRVREQLDDGSVLIVMSDHGFKAFRRGVNLNTWLFQNGYLALKDGRSDSGEWFQGVDWTKTKAYALGLGGIYLNQKGREADGVVMPGEEARALKRELVEKLTGLADDEQGHCAIKEVFDKDRIFEGPYKENSPDLIVGYSEGYRASWDSVKGIVGMTIFEDNTKAWSGDHCIDPGTVPGVIFSSKALNRRDPSIWDIAPTALELFGVPVPAHMDGRALIDTGKPSSVREGGKA; from the coding sequence ATTTCGGGCCGAAATTGCTCCAGGACCCGAGTAACGCTTCTGGTTGCAGTTCTACTGCTGTCGTTCGCTGTTCCCCTTCAGGCTTACGTGGGGCCAGGCGCAGGCTTTGCTTTGCTATCCTCGTTCCTGGTCCTAATCGGGGTTTTTTTCCTGGCCCTGCTGTCCATCCTCGCCTGGCCATTCCGGTTCCTTTATTGGTTAATCAGGGGACGGAAGGTTTACGCCAGGAGCAGCATCGACAGGATGGTTATCGTAGGCCTTGACGGATTGGATCCGATTCTTGCGGAAAAGTTCATGGCAGAGGGAAAGCTGCCGCACCTTTCCCGACTTAGAGAGGAAGGGGACTATGCGCGCCTCCGGACGACTACGCCTTCCATCTCGCCCGTTGCCTGGTCCTCATTCATGACCGGTTCGAACCCTTCCAAACACAACATATTCGACTTTCTCAGTCGCGATCCGCGCACTTACCTTCCTACCCTCTCTTCCGCATACATTGGAAAACCCAGGAGGGTGCTTTCGCTGGGCAAATACCGCATCCCGGTTTCCAAGCCGGAGATTCGAGGGATGCGCAAGAGCGTGCCTTTCTGGAAGATCCTGGGAGACAAAGGAATCTTCTGTTCCATATTGAGGGTTCCGATCACCTTCCCGCCCGAAAAGTTCAAAGGCCACATCCTCTCGGGAATGTGCGCTCCTGACCTGAAAGGTAGCCAGGGGACCTTTTCCTACTATACCTCCGCACAAAATAGGGCAAAGGTGATGGAAGGGGGTGTGCGCATCCCCGTCACCGTGGCGGGAGACTGTATCCATACTTACATTTCAGGGCCGGACAACACGCTGCGCAAGCAGGCCGTGGAAATGCGCCTGCCGCTGAGAGTCACGATCCTGCCGGACGCGGAGAATGTGAATTTACATGTGGATGGTCAGGAATTTTGTCTGAAGAAGGGAGAACTTTCTCCCTGGATCCGCCTGACCTTCCGGCCAGGCCTTGGTATCAAAGTACGGTGCATCTGCCGCATGCTGATCCTGGACGTCCGGCCCGAATTTGAGATGTACATCACTCCTCTGAACATCGACCCTGAAAAACCGGCTTTGCCGGTCTCTTATCCGTTCTATTACTCCATTTATCTGTCGAAGCTCCTAGGAAAGTTTGTCACCCTCGGGCTTGCCAATGACACTTGGGCACTGAACGAGGGAGCTCTCACCGAAGCAGCCTTCCTCGAACTTGCGTACTCGAATCATCAGGATTGGGAAAAGATCTTTTTTAACGCCCTGTCAAAGACGAAGCGGGGGGTCGTGGCCTTCGTTTTCGAAACAACAGACAGCATTCAGCATATGTTTTTCCGCTATCTTGATAAGGACCATCCCGCCCTCAGGACAGGGCAGGCCGGGATGAGCGCCCAAGTCATCGAGGACTTATATCGGCGAATGGATGAACTCGTAGGCCGGGTTCGCGAACAGCTTGATGACGGGAGCGTCCTTATCGTCATGTCTGACCATGGATTCAAGGCGTTTCGGAGGGGAGTTAACCTGAACACGTGGTTGTTTCAAAACGGCTATCTCGCACTGAAGGACGGCAGATCGGACAGCGGAGAATGGTTCCAGGGTGTTGACTGGACAAAGACTAAGGCATATGCCCTGGGCCTGGGCGGAATCTATCTCAACCAGAAGGGCCGGGAGGCAGATGGGGTTGTCATGCCAGGCGAGGAAGCGAGGGCTCTGAAGAGGGAACTCGTCGAAAAGCTGACAGGACTTGCAGATGATGAGCAGGGGCATTGTGCGATCAAGGAGGTTTTCGATAAGGATCGCATTTTTGAAGGACCCTACAAGGAAAACTCTCCCGATCTCATCGTCGGCTACAGCGAAGGTTACCGGGCATCCTGGGATTCGGTAAAGGGGATAGTCGGCATGACGATCTTCGAGGACAACACCAAAGCATGGAGCGGAGACCACTGTATCGATCCCGGGACCGTGCCGGGAGTGATCTTCTCGAGCAAGGCGTTGAATCGAAGGGATCCTTCGATCTGGGATATCGCGCCTACCGCACTCGAGCTGTTCGGCGTCCCCGTGCCGGCGCACATGGATGGCCGCGCACTCATCGACACGGGAAAGCCTTCATCAGTCCGGGAGGGAGGGAAAGCATGA
- a CDS encoding Rrf2 family transcriptional regulator, protein MISKKAKYGLKALLMLAAEYDQGPILIADIATSQFIPKKFLELILLELKKHGLLQSRKGKGGGYFLAKHPESITLGQVIRFMDGPIALVPCVSQTAYMKCDDCLDEATCGIRIVMKEVRDVMGRILDGTTLADVIRKVEARPKTAAGRRRPG, encoded by the coding sequence GTGATTTCAAAAAAGGCCAAATACGGGTTGAAAGCGCTGCTCATGCTCGCCGCCGAGTACGACCAAGGCCCCATCCTCATCGCGGATATCGCAACCAGCCAGTTCATTCCAAAAAAGTTCCTCGAATTGATCCTGCTGGAACTGAAGAAGCATGGCCTGCTGCAAAGCAGGAAGGGAAAAGGGGGCGGTTATTTTCTGGCCAAGCATCCGGAATCCATCACCCTGGGCCAGGTCATACGCTTTATGGATGGGCCGATAGCGCTTGTGCCGTGCGTGAGTCAGACGGCCTATATGAAGTGTGATGATTGCCTGGACGAAGCAACTTGCGGCATCCGAATCGTCATGAAAGAGGTCCGAGACGTCATGGGCAGGATTCTGGACGGAACCACGCTCGCCGATGTCATCCGTAAGGTCGAAGCAAGACCCAAGACTGCAGCAGGAAGGCGCCGTCCCGGATAA
- a CDS encoding porin produces MKPHRFFISLTLEMLLAAMPFVPTASIYAQEKIPETTATSQGGIARLQERLEAIEAKLRSLESRLDDMQRDRADKPEKSSGPQSVPAATPGANAAAVQKATIEEQFEALDQKLRVIERRRELEQETAAEKQKETATVTVGKDGFSLTSADKNFQLKFDGYLQADNRSFVGQPSPALETFQIGRARPVFQGTIFKYFDFKIMPDFAGGQTVLQDLHLDFNYFPAAKFRFGKTKSPLGLEVLQGDTDLTFVARAFPSLLLPVRDVGAQVYGDLRAGALSYAFGVFNGVPDGTSSDMDTNDGKEIVGRIFAHPFKNSSFEVLKGLGAGIGGSTGKQLGSLPSFKTSGQAVFFTYNSGVTADGERYRFSPQAYYYLGSFGLLTEYAYSSQEVRKAAGLGAVQNRGWQVAASYVLGGKPSYRAVSPKRSFNPKEGGLGALEFTTRYSDLRVDKEAFSSGYADITKSAKQASAFVLGLNWYMAKMVKFVVNYEQTRFQGGSLQGNRPTEHAILSRFQIGF; encoded by the coding sequence ATGAAGCCACACCGCTTTTTTATCTCTCTTACGCTTGAAATGCTTTTGGCCGCGATGCCGTTCGTCCCCACGGCATCCATTTACGCCCAGGAAAAGATTCCCGAAACGACTGCGACCTCTCAGGGCGGTATCGCCAGATTGCAGGAACGACTGGAGGCGATCGAAGCCAAACTGCGGTCATTGGAGAGCCGTCTGGACGACATGCAGCGTGATCGGGCAGACAAACCGGAAAAGAGCTCCGGCCCCCAATCCGTCCCGGCGGCCACGCCCGGCGCCAATGCTGCAGCCGTTCAAAAGGCCACGATCGAGGAGCAATTCGAAGCGCTGGATCAGAAACTCCGCGTCATCGAAAGGCGCCGTGAGTTGGAACAGGAAACCGCCGCCGAGAAACAGAAGGAGACTGCCACCGTCACTGTCGGCAAGGATGGTTTCTCTCTGACTTCTGCCGACAAGAACTTTCAGTTGAAGTTTGATGGTTACCTCCAAGCCGACAACCGGTCGTTCGTGGGTCAGCCTTCCCCGGCGCTGGAGACGTTTCAAATTGGACGCGCCCGCCCCGTATTTCAAGGAACCATCTTCAAGTATTTCGATTTTAAGATCATGCCGGATTTCGCCGGAGGTCAAACGGTACTCCAGGACCTCCACTTGGATTTCAACTATTTCCCGGCTGCAAAATTTCGTTTTGGAAAGACCAAATCGCCGTTAGGTCTCGAGGTGCTGCAGGGTGACACCGATCTTACTTTTGTGGCTCGTGCCTTTCCCTCACTTCTGTTGCCCGTCAGGGACGTTGGGGCGCAGGTTTATGGTGACCTCAGGGCGGGTGCCCTCAGCTATGCGTTTGGCGTTTTCAATGGCGTCCCGGACGGGACAAGCTCCGACATGGACACCAATGATGGCAAAGAAATCGTTGGCCGCATTTTTGCCCACCCCTTTAAAAACAGCTCCTTTGAGGTTTTGAAGGGACTGGGCGCTGGAATCGGGGGAAGCACCGGCAAGCAACTGGGGAGTCTCCCTTCATTTAAAACGTCCGGGCAGGCAGTTTTCTTCACCTATAACTCAGGCGTTACGGCCGACGGCGAGCGTTATCGCTTTTCACCCCAGGCATATTACTATTTGGGTTCCTTCGGACTGTTGACTGAGTATGCCTACTCTTCCCAGGAGGTGAGAAAAGCTGCAGGTCTTGGAGCGGTCCAGAACCGCGGATGGCAAGTGGCCGCCTCTTACGTGCTGGGAGGGAAACCGTCCTACCGTGCGGTGTCTCCCAAGAGGTCCTTCAATCCCAAAGAGGGAGGGCTGGGGGCTCTTGAGTTTACAACGCGCTACAGCGACCTCAGGGTAGACAAAGAAGCCTTCAGCAGTGGGTATGCCGACATTACCAAGTCGGCAAAGCAAGCCAGCGCCTTTGTGCTCGGTTTGAACTGGTATATGGCCAAGATGGTGAAGTTTGTGGTGAACTATGAACAGACGCGCTTCCAAGGGGGCAGCCTTCAGGGGAACCGGCCGACGGAACACGCGATCCTGAGCCGGTTCCAGATTGGGTTCTGA
- a CDS encoding sulfate adenylyltransferase subunit 2 yields the protein MDYLDELESKSIYIIREAYKQFRNIGMLWSIGKDSTTLLWMVRKAFFDRIPFPILHLDTSYKFKEIYDFRDSKAKEWGLRLLVARNEAALAAGMSPGTGKLNCCNVLKTDALKMAIDQYKFKALLLGIRRDEHGIRAKERYFSPRDQDFKWDYKNQPPELWDQYKSKQMDDDHIRVHPLLHWTELDIWEYVAREGIPIVSLYFAKNGRRFRSIGCESCCAPIESDADTLPKIIEELRTTTTAERAGRAQDKESAYVMQKLRSLGYM from the coding sequence ATGGATTACCTGGACGAACTGGAAAGCAAGAGCATTTACATCATCCGGGAAGCTTACAAGCAGTTCCGGAACATCGGCATGCTGTGGTCGATCGGGAAAGACTCCACCACGCTTTTGTGGATGGTGCGGAAGGCGTTCTTTGACCGGATCCCGTTCCCGATCCTGCATCTCGATACTAGCTACAAGTTCAAAGAGATCTATGACTTCCGGGACAGTAAAGCTAAGGAGTGGGGGCTCAGGCTGCTCGTCGCCAGGAACGAGGCGGCCCTGGCAGCCGGAATGAGTCCCGGCACAGGGAAACTCAACTGCTGCAACGTGCTCAAGACCGATGCCCTCAAAATGGCGATCGATCAGTACAAGTTCAAGGCCCTTCTTTTGGGCATCCGCAGGGACGAGCACGGGATCCGGGCCAAGGAACGCTACTTCTCTCCCCGCGACCAGGATTTTAAATGGGACTATAAGAACCAGCCGCCGGAGCTGTGGGATCAGTACAAATCCAAGCAGATGGATGACGACCACATCCGCGTCCATCCGCTGCTGCACTGGACGGAACTGGATATCTGGGAGTATGTCGCCCGGGAAGGGATTCCGATCGTCAGCCTCTATTTTGCCAAAAACGGGCGGCGTTTTCGATCGATCGGCTGCGAAAGCTGTTGTGCTCCCATTGAATCCGATGCCGACACGCTGCCCAAGATCATCGAAGAGCTCAGGACCACAACAACCGCAGAACGGGCCGGCCGCGCTCAAGACAAAGAATCGGCCTATGTCATGCAGAAGCTGCGCAGTCTGGGATACATGTGA